The DNA region TTTACCAGAAGATTCCAGAACCAGTGAAATTATCTGGCGTGATCGAGTAGAAGTTCATCCAGAGTTTGCTAAGGTTTTAGATAGAATGGTGAGCTATGACTTTCGTGATCGCTATCAATCAGCGGCGGAGGTTCTTGAAAACCTTAATTCTATAAACTTACGAACTGCTGCTATAAATAGTGCTTTTTATATAAACTCCGAAAAGCTCAGCGATGACTTACCCAGCACTGAATTTTTTGTAAACGAAGAGTTGCGATCTGAGCGGGGAGTTAACTACACTCAATTGCAGTATTTACTAGCAACTAGAAATTGGAAAGAAGCTGATATTGAAACGAAGTCTGTGATGTTGAAGGTTGCAGATAGAGAGCAGGAAGGTTCACTAAGGTTTGAAGATATAGAAAAATTTCCTTGTGTTGACCTTCGCACGATTAACCAGCTTTGGGTGAAATATAGCCAAGGACGCTTTGGTTTTAGCGTACAACATAACATCTGGCATAGTGCTGGAGGAGAGGTTAATGCTGATGCTGCAACTTGCCGGCGTTTCGGTAATCAAGTTGGATGGTATGTTAATGAAAATTGGCTGGGTAACAATGACTTAAGTTTTACTCAAGATGCGCCGGTGGGACACTTGCCAGTGTGCGATCTTTGGGGAAATGAACGGATGGTTTGGGGTTGGGTTTTAGTGTGGGTATGTTTGTTCTTTCGCGTCGAAACTTGTAATATAAATTACTAGAATTTAATTTGACAACGCCCAACATCAAGGCTGATATTTCAACTGCTTCTAAAAACTTTTACTTGGGTGATGAATACCGGCAATCACTCTGTATTAATAGAAAATTAAAAGAATGAATACCACACTCAAAAGGCAAAGGTCAAACGATTTGTTTGCCTTTTGCCTTTGTGTGATTTTACAAGACTAATATGCAGTTTAATTGCATATTAACTTTCTTGGGCCTTGGCCACCGGCTTTGCCGGCTCAGTGTCTTTCTTGCCCACTTTCTTCGCCCGCTGCTCAGCATCTGCCATCACTTCGGACATCTTCTCCAGCATCTCTCCGGGGTAATTTTCCAAAACACGGGTAGAGAGGGAAATCCGGCCTTTCCATTCATCCAGCTCAATGATCACAGCTTTGATCGGCTGACCCAGCTTAAACACATCTGGAAGAGAGGAAATGTAGGTTTGGCTCACCTGCTTGATGTGCAGCAAGGCAGTGACGCCATCTAAACTAACAAACACTCCAAACGGTTTAATGCTGACAATTTCACCTTCAACCAGCTCACCAACTGACAACTGACTAACGCGATTTGCTTGAGCCACTAAGCGCTGAGAGAGCACCAATTTATTCGTGTCTTCATTGATTTCTAAAAAGTTGGCAGTCAGGCGTTGCCCAATCAATTCGTCTAAATTGTCTCGCGCCACTAAATGCGATCGCGGAATAAACCCCCGCAACCCTCGCACATCTACCGTGACGCCTCCCTTATTGGTGCCGGTGACACGCGCCTGGACGGATTGGCCACTTTCCTGCACCTGGAGAATCTCTTGCCAGACTTGTTTCAGTTCAAGCTGCCGCAGAGAAAGTGTTACTTGGCCATCAGAATTTTGCTCTCGGATGATCAGGAAGTCCCGTTCTTCCTGCAACGGCAGCACTTCAGACAAATTCGTAACCCGTCTCAAGGAAGCCTCTGTGATGGGGAGAAATGCCGGTGATTTGCCACCGATATCAACATACGCGCCCTCCGGATCGTATTCAAACGCCTTGCCGCGTACCACCTTTCCCTTTGGAAACTCGTAGTCGTGTTGTTCGAGGGCTTTGGCAAAATCGTCCATCGAGAAGGACGCGTTTGCCGCTTGAGAACGGAGCGATTCTGGATTCATGACAGTTCAAAGCAAGGAAACAGAGATTAAGTGAGGTTGCTTACCCCAACTGTGCCGGCTGTGTTGCCTTTGGGAAGGGAAAGTCGGCGGCTGACGTTAGGAGCAAACCTTGGCTTACTCACTATAGCCAATTCTCCACTGATTCAAAATAGGCAGCGATCTAGGTAAAACTCACGCCACAGGGAATGCTTGGGCTAACAGAGGCAACACCGGCACATAAATTAACAATTAAACGCCTGAATGTTTAATTATTAATTTTGGCCGGCTAAACCAATGTGAAATCAGCACTGGTTATTGTCTCAAACGAAATTCCTGTCAGCTTTGCCAAAAATTCGCCATCTTGAGCCACTCGGATAAATGTATCAGCACCGGCTCCTTCAATCAGAATGTTGTTAAAAGCCAGCCCCGAACTTAAACCCAATAAATCTTCCCCATCTTTGAAATCTGTGATCGTGTCAGCCGCACCGGCAGTCAAACCGCCGTCACCCCTAGCGAACACAAAAGTATCCGTGCCGGCACCCCCCGTCAGGATATCAGCCCCACTGGCACCTGTGAGCCGATCAGCGCCTTCATTTCCGGATATTGTGTTCCCCACCTCGTTGCCATAAATAAAGTCATTGCCTGGGGAACCCAACACATTTTCAATGATGGCGGCATAGGCAATCGTGGTGGCAAAAATATCAGTCGGGTAATTCGCCCTAGAAGGATCGCTAGAAGCAACATAAGTTGCGCCGTTTAAGGCACTGGTTGTCGTATTGTGCCCTCCCGGATTGATGTCAATGAAATAGCTTTCCGTTGTCGGCAGCGCAGAAAAATTAAACGTATCGTTGCCGCCGGCATCCCAAATACTTTGTTTAACCCCAAGAAATGTACTGCTATCAAACTGATACGTTGTATTATCAGAGTTGTAATCGCTCACCCCATAAATAAACTGCAAAGCACGGCTATCATAAGCCATCGGCGTACTCGCTCCAGCGCCGGCAAAGTTATAACTCATCACCGTGTTGGTGTTGTTATCTTTGGGAAAAGAAAGATAGGGACCCTCATCCTCCTCATCCTCCCCATCCTCTTCACCCTCTTCTGGAGCGTTAAGGGCAGACTCCTCGTAATTATTGGGATGTTTTAAGCCGAAAGCATGACCAAGTTCATGCACTAATGTTTCGTAACCAAATGATCCAGGGCCGGCAGAAAATGCCTCAGGTGTGCCTTCAAAATCACGGCTTAAATGCAAATCTCCTCCAATTCCTTCACCTGGGCCATAGCCATAGGCATAGAAGTTAGGTGTTCCATTCCCATCAGAAAACATGATCCGGATCTGACCCTCATTGGGTGGCCGGTCTGGCACCTCAACAAGATTGAAGGGAAGAACTTTATCATACTCTTGCATGATTTTGCGGACATTATTTTTAATGGCATCATTGACTTCTCCTACAGCCCCTTCTTCGCCTGGATATTGAAAAGCGCTCGAAGTTGTCACAAAACTGTAAGTGAGGGTGCCACCCTTTGGTACGTCCCAAATTTCATCCGGCAAAATTAATGCCCCGATTGCCTCGGCATCAAAAAAAATTGAGGGCTGCCGATTTTCATTTTGCCCGTATTCTACATAGTGTTCAAATGCCTGCCGGAAGTTAAAATTTTGGGTTGCCAGGTCTTGGTTTGTATTTAAATAATACTGAGGGTCAAATACCAGCGAGGCTCGGCGTCCCTCGTTTATCCCGTAGTTGGCATAGTGGAACAGCAGTTCCCGATTGTTTAAACCGGCTGCTACGAGATCCGAGTTATTCTGCCGGTAGGAATTCGGATCAAACAATGTTGAAGCGACGCGTCCTTCCCTAACCCCATTTTCTATATAATGTTCAAACAATGCTTGATCGTCTAGCTGTGCCTCAACAAGATCAGGGTTAGCAAACCGATAGTGTTCATAACTAAAAAATGGGGACGGATCGCGTCCTTCTGTAATTCCAATATCTTGAAAATGAACCACCAATGCCCGGTTGTTCAGACTTGCTAAATCTGGGTTGGTTCTGCGGTAGAATTCGACATCAAAGAACGGGGAAAACCTACGTCCTTCTTCCAAACCGTGCTGTTCAAAATGTTCTCTTGCTGCTTCATCGCTAAAGCCGGCGATGTCAGAATAGCTAGCACGGTAGAAGTCCGCATTAAAAATATTGATTGTGATCCGTGGTTCAACGGGTTGCAGAACAGCTGTGGGCATGAATTATCTCCTAGGGTGCACCCTCCCTTTTACTCAACAGTAGCGGGAGGCATCGTGTTAGAAATGAGCGATCTTTCGGAACAGAAAGCCTCCTGAGCTTAACCGGCTATGGGGAGGTACTGATACGGGTAGATTCTAGCAATTTGTATCATCAGTTACAGCAAATAGCGGAAACCGGGTGACATCAAATCCTAATGATTACCCGTCATTAACATTAAAGCCGGCAGGAGAAAGAAAGGGGAAAGGGCAAATCAGATAAAAATGGCAAGATTTTAGCCAAATGCTCAGTTATGTCGAGCATTTGCATCAAAACCGGCCTAAAAAAGAGAAGGACAAAAACAATGACTGGCCAAAAACTCATCGCATCAATCTAGCAAAATCAAATCGAGTGAGTTAGGGTGGGGTTCTGCCATCGGCAGGCTTGCCAGCCAGATTTAAACCGCTTGGAGAACTTGGCTAAATAACTGCTTCACCTGAATCCAGGCATCAGCAGCGGCAGTGGGGTTGTAGCTAGCGCGGCGATCACAAAAAAAACCGTGTTCAGCGCCGTCGTAAACAAAGACGCGATGAGAGATGCGATGTTTCTGGAGTTCTGCCTCAATCTGCTCAACTGCGGAGGCGGGAATACTGGCATCCTGATTGCCAAAGAAGGCGTAAAGGGTGCCGGCAATCTCAGAAGTTCGTGCTAGGGTAGGTTGACCGCTGCCCGGAGTCCAAGTCGTGATGCCGGCACCGTAAAATGAAGCAGTCGCCTTAATCTCTGGCAAAGTGGCGGCGAGGTAGGCAACGTGACCACCAAAGCAGAAGCCAATGCAGCCAATTGCATCGCCTTTCACGGAAGATTGGCTTTTGAGGTAGGCGATCGCAGCTTGGATATCACCCAGAAGCTCTGATGCCTTGGTTTGTTCTTTATAGCGCCGGCCCAGTTCTACGTCTTCGGCAGTGTAACCGATTTCAAAATCTGGAGCAAGACGCTGGTAAAGTGCCGGTGCAATGGCCACATAGCCTTCAGATGCAATGCGTTCTGTGACGTCTCGAATATGGGCATTCACCCCAAATATTTCTTGCAAAATGACAATGGCTGGGAAAGTCCCTTCGCCGACAGGGTAGGCTATATATGAGGAAATTTGTAAATCTCCATTAGGAACTTTAACGTGTTCGCAAGAAATCTCAAAGTTTGCCATCGTGATTATCTTTGATGTTGTGGAACTGTCAACAATCCAGGTTGTCACATTTAGTGTCCACCGGCAAAGTTTATAGTAAAAAACATCGCCACTCAGACATTTAGACAGTTTTTGTTTGTTACAAAATCTAAAGAAACGTGCGGTTTTCTTTCCTTAATTTTTTGCCCTTAAGCGCCTCGGAGGTTCCGCGATGGTTCAATTTCACATTCAACCAGACAGTGATATTCCCGCATCAACTCAGCTATTTAACCAGATCCGGTTTGCGATTGCCTCTAGGCAGTTTCCGCCTGGACACCGGCTGCCAAGTACGCGAGCGCTGGCCATGCAGACCGGCCTGCACCGCAACACCATCAGCAAAGTATATCGGCAATTAGAAGATATCGGCCTGGTTGACGCTCAAGCCGGTTCTGGCATTTATGTCCGCGCTCAAGGTAACGAAATCAGCGGTGCGCGTCTGCGATCTCCCATCTTGGAACAGCATCCCCAAGCTTACAAGGTTGTGCAAAAAGGTCTTGACGAGCTGCTTAACCAGGGTTGTTCGCTTAATCAAGCTAGAGAGCTATTTCTTGCGGAAATTGACTGGCGACTGCGCTGTAGTGCGCGAGTGCTGGTAACGGCACCCGGTCAGGATATTGGTGTGGGAGAATTGATGACCCAGGAATTGGAGCAGGCGCTTCGCATACCTGTGCAATTGGTGCCAATGGAACAGCTCAGCGATGCGTTGGATCAAGCTCACTCAGGTACAGTGGTCACGAGCCGTTATTTTATTGGCGAAGCAGAAGCTAAGGCAGCGCCTAAATCGGTTCGGGTTATCCCGATTGATATCTACAACTACGCCAAAGAAATTCACTTGGTAAGAACTCTTCCTAAAGATACTTGCTTTGGAATTGTTAGTCTTAGTTCCGGCATTTTGCGAGCGGCTGAGGTGATTATTCACAGCTTGCGAGGAGACGATCTGCTGGTGATGACGGCTCAAACCGGCGACGCCTACAAATTAAATGCTTTAGTTCGCACCGCACGGACGATTATTTGCGATCAGGCGAGTGCCGGTGCGGTGAAAACTGCAATTACGGCGGCTAGAGACGATCTAATTCGCCCGCCTCAAGTTGTTCCCTGTGAGAATTACATCGGGGCAGAATCAATTAGCTTGCTCAAACGCGAACTAGGTTTAAGTTGAGTGTATTTTGTCCTAGGTGCGGTTGCCTTTTATCCTTTGCTAGGTGAAGGACAAAGGGCAACCGTTCTAGGAACTTTTTAAATAACCTGAAGAATCATCCCTTCACGGGCAAGAAATCCTTTGGGGAAAGCCTCTTTAACATCCGCTTCGATATTATCTAAGAAATCATCATCATGAGCCGGATCGTGATGAAAGATCACTAAGTTTTTAACGCCGGCAGCTTTCGCTAATTCTACCCCCACTTGCCATGTTGAGTGCCCCCAGCCGACTTTCGGTGTTTTCGGGTGATGATACTCTTCGTCTGTATAGGTGGCATCGTAAATAAAATAATCGGCTTCACGGGCTAAATGCAGAACGTTTTCATCTAAGCGATCTGGAAAGTGTTCTGTATCGGTGCAATAAACGGCGCTGTGTCCCTGCCAAGTCACACGATACCCAATCGCAGTGCTGGGGTGGTTGAGGTGAACTGTCTCAATTGTGATATCGTCTAAGTTGACGACATCCCCAGGATGAAGGTTATAAAACTTCATCTCTGATCGCATCCCCTGAAGTGGTATGGGAAAGTTGGGATGGAGCATTTGGTCAGATAGACGCTGTTTTAAAGTTGCGCCGTTGGGGGCGACTGCGCCGTAAATGTGGAAGCAATTGCCTGGAACAAAAGCGGGGATAAAAAAGGGAAATCCTTGGATGTGATCCCAGTGAGAGTGGCTAAAAAATATATAAGCCTCAACCGGCATCTGCGGCAGCAAGGTTTTTCCCAAGACTCGCAAGCCGGTGCCGCCATCAAAGATTAGACGTTTACCCCCCACCTGCATTTCCACACAGGAGGTATTGCCACCATAACGAACCGTTTCTTTACCGGGTGTGGCAATACTGCCGCGCACGCCCCAGAACTGGACAACAAAATCAGAGTAAGGGCTGGTTTGCATACTGGCTTTCCCATCAAAAGGCTGCGGATACAGATGAAAATCGGGCATCTTCAGGCATCTTTAAGATTAGGTTAGCCTTGGATTTGAAGTTCATTGTAACGGCTAATTTTCACAGATCGGTTACGCTCGTCCACTAGCACCACTGTGGGCGAATGGTCTTTGAGTTGTTCTGGGGTGAATTGCGCGTAGGTCATAATAATCAGGCGATCGCCTTTCATCCCCAAACGCGCCGCCGCCCCATTAAGTTCAATTGCCCCTGAATCAGCCGGTGCCGCAATTGCATAAGTAATTAGCCGCTCCCCGTTGGCCACGTTAACCACTTGCACCTGCTCGTAGGGTAAAATGCCGGCGGCATCTAATAAAGTTTGATCGATACTGATACTGCCGATGTAGTCTAAATTGGCAGAGGTGAGTGTGCAATGATGAATTTTGGCCAAAAGGAGCGTTCGCTGCATGATGATCTCGAAGTAGTCACCTTCGGCTAAAAACCAACCCTACCGTTCGTGCATAAAATAAAATTATTGTCAAGCACAAACTTTCCTTTCTAAGATAACCCATCTACAGCGGCTAGTGCTAGATTTTGCCAGAATCTGCCCTAACTGCCGGTTTAGAAAGTGGGGTTTGCCGGCTCTTGTGTTTTCAAAAGCACGCTCGATATCCAGGTTTTGTTCTCGCACCCCCTAAAGACGTTTTAGGCAACGTCTTTAAAACTGGCAGATTCGATTGGTTTTTCCCAAAGATTGTTAGAAGTCTTTATGGGTTCTATCAAAATTTACAACATACTAGCCACATTCTCGTAGCCATTCTATTTTTTTAGGGAAAAATTTTTGGAAAGCTAGTGATATTTAAGATTATATCTTCAAGGTTTCTAATTGACAAGTTTACTACCTCTAAAGCTTGTGAAACTTTGAATAAAATGCAAATCTACAGCAAAGGGAAAGAAATGGGATTGAAAAGATCCTTCACATTAAGCAGCATTAGTCAATGTTGTTGCCCATCTTTGCTATGAGTTTAGCCGAGGGCGAGTGTCCGAGTCGCCTTTCCACAGCCGAATGTTTTGCGAGGGTCGCACTGGTCTGGCCCAGTGCGCTAAATTGCAGGGGCGAGGGTTGCCTCACCCCGCTTCAACTTCATTTACTGGCGGCTTTGATGCATTTCTCTACAAGAGGCATGACTTGATCGACATCCTGCCAACCCTGAATTTCTGTTACCTTCTTTTCTAAATTTTTGTAGGTTTTGAAAAATTCAGCAATTTCATCCAGGCGGTGGGGTGCCACATCTTGAAGGCTTTTAATGTGAGAGTAGCGCGGATCTTTGTCGGGAACGCAAAGAATTTTTTCATCGTGATCTCCCCCGTCGATCATCAGCAGCATTCCAATGGGCCGCGCTGCAATGACACATCCTGGAAAGGTTGGCTGATCGATTAATACCATGCCATCGAGGGGATCGCCGTCATCGGCTAGGGTGTTGGGCACAAAACCGTAGTCGTAGGGATACTGAACGGAAGAATAAAGTACCCGGTCTAGGGCAAAGGCTTGTAAGTCTTTGTCAAACTCATACTTGTTTTTGCTGCCGGCGGGAATCTCAACCAGAACGTTGATCAGACCCGGTTTTGGTTGAGCAGGAATGCGCGATAAATCCACAATGATTCTCCAAGCTAATAGCGGCTAAGGGGTGCCGTTCCAAGCTCATTCTCAGGCGCTTTGTCGCACCGAGAGCGTTCAGCCGTCCCCCGAATAGCATTTTAGGGGAAGACGGTGTGTGCAAACTCCTTAACCGGCTATAAATATATCGCTGAACAAGATAGATGGCATGATGAGGCTCAATCTTGTAACACTCGCAGCACATAGGGGGCCGGTTGCAGCACTTCGGCTTTGCTCGAAGAATAATGGGCGATGATAAATAGGGGTAAAGTCAGGGTTAACACAGCAATTAAGGTTCCCACGAAGTCTGCCAGCTTATGAGGAGGCGGGTCAGCACTATTAGCAGGGTCACTACCTGAGTCCATGATCAAAAGAATGTTATCAACCAGTTACAGCAAATTCACGTAGAGGATATTGATGCACCCTCTAATCTTTATTCTAACGATTTACCGCAGAAGGACTGTCTTCTAGTAAACAATCTCAAGGAAATCTTCACAGGTGTGATGGGATGGCTGGTTGAAAGTGAGCGGGTTCTCAGTGCCGGCGCTGCGGCGTTCTGGGAGTGGCTAACAGACCGTAAAACCCGCTTTAGACGCTGGTTTGCGTCTTTAGGGTTTAACTGAGCGTCCAAGCCCCGTCCCAGTCCTCTGGAGGCGGTGATTTGATCCAGTGCTGGCAACGCTTTAACTGGATAGCTGCCGCTTTGTCGCTGCTGTCAATTTCCATAACGGTTGCAAATTCGCCCATCGCAATGGCAAACTTACGCTTTAGATAATACTCGCGCCCTTTATAGTAGTGATCTAGTACCTTCTGCTTCTGTTCAGAGATAGATTGAGAGCGCAGCCCTAGTAGTTCATAAACAGCAACGGCACGATTGTTTCCTTGGACGCGAATTGAGTCAAGTTCTCGAACCCAAACGCGTTCCGTACAGCGTTGATACGTGTTTTCACTGATGACAATATTGCAGCCATATTGCTTGCAAACGCCTTCCAAGCGATAGCCGAGATGAACGCCGGCACCAATGGCCATAAAATCCATGCCTCGGTTGGCCACAAGGTTGTTGCTGAAGACCTTGTCAGTATTAATGCCGATGCCAATTTTGACAATAGGCTTGTTGGCTGCTTCGCGACCGGCATTAAATTCGGCCAAATACTGATTCATGTCTAGGGCAGTTTGTACGGCACACCAAGCATGATCATCTAAGGGTTGGGGAGATCCAAAGACAACGAGAATGCGATTGCCAATGCAGGCTGAATTGATTTGTTGCTTAAGGGTTTGTTTGTACTTAAAAACTGCATCCCCCATTGCTTCAAAATATTTGTTGAGCAAGCTGCTCATCTCTTCATACTCTATGCTGCCGGCCAGGTTGGAGTAGCCGCTAATATCAGAGAATAAAATTGAAACATCTTTGTGTTCGCCAAGGGTCTCTGACGGCGTTACCTGTGCAAACGGCATAGAATTTTCGCCTGCCAAGGTTGAATCAAAATTCGCTTGGGGAGAAGCAGTTTTGTCAGAGTAGTTGGCAGACGGACTACCTAATTCCATATTCCATAAAAAACGTAAACCTACTTAAAACTGAGAAGTCACAATTCTGGAGCCAAAATTTTTCGATTGATCGATTTCAGCTCCTCAACTGCACTCTCTGCGACCAGAATACTATTTTTCTGTGAGTTTCCAGACACCATCCCAATTATCGGCGGGTGGTTCGACGAGAAAATGATTGCAACGTTCGATGTGTAATTCAGCGGCTTTGTTTTTCGGATCGATTTCCAGAACTTGACCGAACTCAGCCAAAGCTTGGGCAAACCGGCGACTGCGGTAATACAGTCGTCCTTGTTCGTAATGTTCCATTATTGCCAGCTTTTTGGGTTCAATGTCCTCACAGCGCAGTCCCACGAGTTCATAGATTTTCACCGGCTCGTTTTTTCCTTTAACTGTAATATAGTCCAGTTCCCTGACATAAAGCCGGTCGGCACAAGGCAGATAGGTTTTTTCACTGATGACAATATCAGTGCCGTACATTTTGCTGGTTCCTTCCAAGCGAGAGCCCAGGTTCACCCCATCCCCAATCGAGGTGA from Microcoleus sp. FACHB-68 includes:
- a CDS encoding MBL fold metallo-hydrolase, which produces MQTSPYSDFVVQFWGVRGSIATPGKETVRYGGNTSCVEMQVGGKRLIFDGGTGLRVLGKTLLPQMPVEAYIFFSHSHWDHIQGFPFFIPAFVPGNCFHIYGAVAPNGATLKQRLSDQMLHPNFPIPLQGMRSEMKFYNLHPGDVVNLDDITIETVHLNHPSTAIGYRVTWQGHSAVYCTDTEHFPDRLDENVLHLAREADYFIYDATYTDEEYHHPKTPKVGWGHSTWQVGVELAKAAGVKNLVIFHHDPAHDDDFLDNIEADVKEAFPKGFLAREGMILQVI
- a CDS encoding inorganic diphosphatase encodes the protein MDLSRIPAQPKPGLINVLVEIPAGSKNKYEFDKDLQAFALDRVLYSSVQYPYDYGFVPNTLADDGDPLDGMVLIDQPTFPGCVIAARPIGMLLMIDGGDHDEKILCVPDKDPRYSHIKSLQDVAPHRLDEIAEFFKTYKNLEKKVTEIQGWQDVDQVMPLVEKCIKAASK
- a CDS encoding S1 RNA-binding domain-containing protein; translated protein: MNPESLRSQAANASFSMDDFAKALEQHDYEFPKGKVVRGKAFEYDPEGAYVDIGGKSPAFLPITEASLRRVTNLSEVLPLQEERDFLIIREQNSDGQVTLSLRQLELKQVWQEILQVQESGQSVQARVTGTNKGGVTVDVRGLRGFIPRSHLVARDNLDELIGQRLTANFLEINEDTNKLVLSQRLVAQANRVSQLSVGELVEGEIVSIKPFGVFVSLDGVTALLHIKQVSQTYISSLPDVFKLGQPIKAVIIELDEWKGRISLSTRVLENYPGEMLEKMSEVMADAEQRAKKVGKKDTEPAKPVAKAQES
- a CDS encoding dienelactone hydrolase family protein, which codes for MANFEISCEHVKVPNGDLQISSYIAYPVGEGTFPAIVILQEIFGVNAHIRDVTERIASEGYVAIAPALYQRLAPDFEIGYTAEDVELGRRYKEQTKASELLGDIQAAIAYLKSQSSVKGDAIGCIGFCFGGHVAYLAATLPEIKATASFYGAGITTWTPGSGQPTLARTSEIAGTLYAFFGNQDASIPASAVEQIEAELQKHRISHRVFVYDGAEHGFFCDRRASYNPTAAADAWIQVKQLFSQVLQAV
- a CDS encoding M10 family metallopeptidase, with translation MPTAVLQPVEPRITINIFNADFYRASYSDIAGFSDEAAREHFEQHGLEEGRRFSPFFDVEFYRRTNPDLASLNNRALVVHFQDIGITEGRDPSPFFSYEHYRFANPDLVEAQLDDQALFEHYIENGVREGRVASTLFDPNSYRQNNSDLVAAGLNNRELLFHYANYGINEGRRASLVFDPQYYLNTNQDLATQNFNFRQAFEHYVEYGQNENRQPSIFFDAEAIGALILPDEIWDVPKGGTLTYSFVTTSSAFQYPGEEGAVGEVNDAIKNNVRKIMQEYDKVLPFNLVEVPDRPPNEGQIRIMFSDGNGTPNFYAYGYGPGEGIGGDLHLSRDFEGTPEAFSAGPGSFGYETLVHELGHAFGLKHPNNYEESALNAPEEGEEDGEDEEDEGPYLSFPKDNNTNTVMSYNFAGAGASTPMAYDSRALQFIYGVSDYNSDNTTYQFDSSTFLGVKQSIWDAGGNDTFNFSALPTTESYFIDINPGGHNTTTSALNGATYVASSDPSRANYPTDIFATTIAYAAIIENVLGSPGNDFIYGNEVGNTISGNEGADRLTGASGADILTGGAGTDTFVFARGDGGLTAGAADTITDFKDGEDLLGLSSGLAFNNILIEGAGADTFIRVAQDGEFLAKLTGISFETITSADFTLV
- a CDS encoding adenylate/guanylate cyclase domain-containing protein, with protein sequence MELGSPSANYSDKTASPQANFDSTLAGENSMPFAQVTPSETLGEHKDVSILFSDISGYSNLAGSIEYEEMSSLLNKYFEAMGDAVFKYKQTLKQQINSACIGNRILVVFGSPQPLDDHAWCAVQTALDMNQYLAEFNAGREAANKPIVKIGIGINTDKVFSNNLVANRGMDFMAIGAGVHLGYRLEGVCKQYGCNIVISENTYQRCTERVWVRELDSIRVQGNNRAVAVYELLGLRSQSISEQKQKVLDHYYKGREYYLKRKFAIAMGEFATVMEIDSSDKAAAIQLKRCQHWIKSPPPEDWDGAWTLS
- a CDS encoding serine/threonine-protein kinase codes for the protein MLGNTLGGRYEIINYLGGGGFGTTFVAEDRHLPGKPLCVVKHLKPKAVDDPLALQAARRLFNREAEVLYLLGSHNQIPRLFAHFEQEQEFYLVQEFIEGHELRQELPIGQKISEGQVLGLLREILEVLVFVHQQDVIHRDIKPSNLIRRKQDGKIVLIDFGAVKQIGNQLITSHSQTSLTIAVGSLGYMPSEQIAGKPRFSSDIYAVGMMGLSALTGLSPRDLPEDSRTSEIIWRDRVEVHPEFAKVLDRMVSYDFRDRYQSAAEVLENLNSINLRTAAINSAFYINSEKLSDDLPSTEFFVNEELRSERGVNYTQLQYLLATRNWKEADIETKSVMLKVADREQEGSLRFEDIEKFPCVDLRTINQLWVKYSQGRFGFSVQHNIWHSAGGEVNADAATCRRFGNQVGWYVNENWLGNNDLSFTQDAPVGHLPVCDLWGNERMVWGWVLVWVCLFFRVETCNINY
- the panD gene encoding aspartate 1-decarboxylase, producing MQRTLLLAKIHHCTLTSANLDYIGSISIDQTLLDAAGILPYEQVQVVNVANGERLITYAIAAPADSGAIELNGAAARLGMKGDRLIIMTYAQFTPEQLKDHSPTVVLVDERNRSVKISRYNELQIQG
- a CDS encoding GntR family transcriptional regulator, translating into MVQFHIQPDSDIPASTQLFNQIRFAIASRQFPPGHRLPSTRALAMQTGLHRNTISKVYRQLEDIGLVDAQAGSGIYVRAQGNEISGARLRSPILEQHPQAYKVVQKGLDELLNQGCSLNQARELFLAEIDWRLRCSARVLVTAPGQDIGVGELMTQELEQALRIPVQLVPMEQLSDALDQAHSGTVVTSRYFIGEAEAKAAPKSVRVIPIDIYNYAKEIHLVRTLPKDTCFGIVSLSSGILRAAEVIIHSLRGDDLLVMTAQTGDAYKLNALVRTARTIICDQASAGAVKTAITAARDDLIRPPQVVPCENYIGAESISLLKRELGLS